In Anthocerotibacter panamensis C109, the sequence GGATGCCTCCGGGCATTTGCACGATGGAGTACAGCGAATCAACGCCACTCAAGCTAGGGGTGGGGACCGGGACACCAATCACAGGCAGGGGCGACAGTGCGGCTACCATTCCCGGCAAGTGCGCCGCCCCTCCGGCTCCGGCAATGATGACCTGAATCCCCCGACGATGGGCCTCCTGAGCAAACTGCACCATGAGCGCCGGGGTGCGGTGGGCGGAGACAATATGGACCTCATGGTCAATGGCAAAAGCTTCAAGGACCAGGATCGCCTCTTGCATCACCCCCAAGTCCGAGTCGCTACCCATGATGACGCTGACAACAGGCTTCATCCCTAAACCTCCAGCAGTGAACGCGCCTGGATAATCCTTGCGTAAGCGCTCTCCAGCGTATCCCCCAGCGCGGTGATATGTCCTAGTTTACGCCCCGGACGAGGAGTCTTACCGTACCAGTGGAAATGTACGTCGCCCAGCGTCAATAAGCTGCGCAGGTCCGGGTGGGCCAAGGCGGGGCTACGGCCTAGGATATTGACCATGACTGCCGCCGGACGCACCAGACTGGTATCACCCAGCGGCCAACCGAGAATCGCCCGCAAATGTTGCTCGAACTGGCTGGTCACGCAGCCCTCAATCGTATAGTGCCCCGAGTTGTGGGGGCGGGGGGCCAATTCATTGATCAAGACCTGGCCCTCAGCGGTTTGGAATAACTCTACCCCCACCACCCCCACCGCTGCCACCGCTTCTACAGCCTGTAGGGCGAGGTCACGGGCTTTACTCTGAATCGCTTCGGGGATGGAGGCTGGAGCGAGAACAATATCGCAAACCCCGTTGACCTGACGGGTTTCGACCACCGGATAGGTCCGGGTCTCCCCCTGAGGGGTGCGAGCTACCATCACAGCCAGTTCTCGGACGAAAGGAACATACGCTTCGACAAGCGTCGGCTTGGACCCTTCGTGCCAGGGGCATTCCGTATCGCGTTCTGCATGCCAAAACCGAGTGCCCTGACCGTCGTAGCCATGGAAGCGTGCCTTGAAAACCAGCTTTGGTCCGTGGATCTGTGCAAAATCCACCACCTCTGACCAGTGAGCGGGGGCAAGGAAGGCAGGTACGGGCAGTCCGGCTTGAGCCAGATATTCCCGCTGTCGGTACTTGTCCTGAATCCAGCCTAGGGTTTGGGGGCTCGGCCACAGGGCGACCGGGTAGGCTCGGGCTAGCTGCTCTAGCGTGCTCGCGGCAATCCATTCGTTCTCGAACGTGATGACCTCCACCCGGCGAGCTAAGGCACTGAGAGCGTCTAGGGCATGGAGATCGCCTTGGAGGCTTGGGGCGACTTGACTGGCTGATTCTGTCCGATGCTGGCTCAGTACGGTGATCTCTAGCCCCAAGCGGTGCCCAGCCAAGGCCAGCATCCGTCCTAACTGTCCTCCTCCCACAATTCCGATGCGCGGCCATTCGGGGGGAGCACTCCTGTACGCTGGTTCCATGGGTCCCTTAAGGGCAATGCAGAATTTTTTGACAAACGTGTCACACTGTCCCCGCTAGCCATTATCCTAGATAAGGACCATCTATGGCGAGTGTGGTGAAGTGGTCAACACAGAGGATTGTGGTTCCTCCATTCGCGGGTTCGAACCCCGTCACTCGCCCTCCTAAAGTCAAGCCGCTTAAATCCTCAGTGCACCGGGTCACAAGAACGGGTCGCCTCGATGGCGCGGGTCAGTTTCTCAACAAGAAGGATTTTTAAATTACGGAAATAGAGTTCAGCTTCTTCCAGACCCGCCGACATGGCATAGCGGATCAAGGGGTCTACCAGCCAGGACTCCGTAGGCGTTATTTGGGGCTCAAGCTTACCCAGATGAAGCATCATCCCTACCCATTGCAGGCTGGAAGGGACATGTTCCCCATGGGCCAAGGAGACCTCCCGCACCCGTTCATAGAGGGTATCCACATCGTCTGAGGCATCGTAGACTTTGAGCGCCCGCCCGATCTGTAGCACCTGATAGATTAGTTCGCGCATGGGCTGTTCGTGGATGGGTAAGAGGATTTGGTTGAGGGTCAGGAGTTGGAAGCTACCCGCCTCATCAATGGCCCAGAGTTGACCCAACAGGTTGCAGGCCATGTTGACCAGACCTTTATCAAATTCCAGACGGGTCGGTGAAACGCGTGCTTCTATCTCAAACCACCCGCCTAACTCTGTGAGAATCTGCCAGCAGCGCTCTCGTCCCTGTGCGTCCCCCCCGCCCAGTTTGGTGCGACTGCGCGGACCAGGACGATAGATGGTGTCGGCCCCAGAGCCCTCGCGCAGGCCCGTTTGGACGGTTACTCCACGCAACAGTCGCCCGACAATCTGAGGCATCAGCTCCGGCCAAAGATCTGGCAGACGACCAAAAAGCGTCGATTCCTCCAGCTTCTCAATCAAGACCTGCCGAAGCCTTTGAAAGTAAATGCCATTAGAGCACAGCACGATCCAAGGCAAGGGCAGGGGTGCTGCCAACAGATGACCTTGAGCGTAGAGTTCCTCGACCAGTTCGACGGCGGTGGTGACTAGGTCCAGCAATTGGTCAGGGTTGGGGCAAGCTAGCAGCACCTCAGGCAAAAAGCCCTGCTTAAAACAAGTAACCAGGTCGGGCATGAGCATTTCTTGGGTAGGAACCTGTACCTTTTCGCCTTGAAGCGTGCTGATACATAGCTCAGGGCACTCCCGGAGCGAGCGGGCACTAGCGGACCCGCGCCGTTCCACAAAATAGACCCGGCCTTCTTGGCGCGCCAATCCTCCCGTCAAATGGTAAAAAAACGCCACGCCTAGGGCACCTGCCGGAAGGATACCCACCGTTCCTGGACGCAGACTCATGGCTCTAGGCCCACAGCAGCCAGAACCTGACAGGCTTTGCTGAGGTTGGAGACCTTGACCACCAAGCGCGTCTTTTCGCCCACGCGGTCCACGCTCCCGTAGGCAAAGTCAATATTGAGGTCAGCCTTGGCTAGAACAGTACTCACCTGCGCCAATTGACCGGGGCTGTCGATGAGGTCTAGCACGAGCACATCCGCCTCGACCACGTACAAGCCTTCTTGGAGCAAGAGCTGCTTGCATAAAGGGGGGTCACTCGTCACCAAGCGGATCACGCCCTGCTCGATGTTGTCGATGAGCGAAAGCGCTTCGACATTGATCCCCGCTTCAGCCATGAGTTGGCAGATGGCGGCAAGGCGACCGGGTTGGTTCTGGAGGGCGACCGTCAATTGGCGTTGGATCGTATAGTGCACGCGTTAGCTCTCATGGGGGGGTTGGGCGGGGCGGACAGGATTTTTGGCGTAATAGTCCCGCAGGTTGGTGCCTTGGGGCAGATTTAAGGGCGTGTAGCTGGCTTCGGGAGTATTGCTGAGGATATTCATCAGACCGCTCAACGCTCCGGTCATGGAGGCGGGGTCCAAAAAGACGACCTTACTGCTCGGGCTTTTGCCGACTTGTTGGGCGGTGTCTAGATAATCTTGGGCCAAGTAGAACTGAAGCGCTTCACGAGCGAGGGGATTGTTCAGCGTCTCGGCGATCGCCTTGAGGGCTTGAGCGGTCCCTTCAGCGCGCAGGAGTTGCTGTTTTTTGTCGGCTTCAGCGGCGATAAGAGCTGATTGAGCGGCCCCTTCGGCAGTGTTGATTTTGGATTGCTTATCGCCTTCTGAGTCGAGGATCACAGCCCGTTTTTTGCGTTCGGCAGCCATCTGCAATTCCATCGAATCCAGGACAGTGCGTGAAGGGGTAATATTTTTGACCTCGACGCGGGTGACCTTGATGCCCCAAGGATCGGTGGCTTCATCCAGTTGCAGCAAGAGTGTCTGATTGATCTCAGCGCGCGAGGAAAAAGTCTCATCCAATTCCAGTTTGCCAATCTCCGAGCGCAGGGCGGTCAAGACGAGGTTGACGAGGGCGGCGCGGATGTCGGCGACTGCGTAGCAGGCCCGTTCCATATCCATGATCCGCCAGTAGACGATGGCGTCTGCCTCCAGCGAAACGTTGTCACTCGTGATGCACTTTTGCGGCTGCACATCAAGGACTTGTTCTTTGGTCGTCTCGCGGTAGGCAATCCGGTCGATGAGCGGGACCAAAAAATGTAGCCCTGGAGCCCAACGGCTGTGGAAGCGGCCCAGGCGCTCGATCAAAATCTGGTCCCCCTGATTGACAATGCGTACCGTCGTGGTCGCCCCAAACAGAATGATCCCACCCAGCACCAACAATAGTAGTTCCATGCTCTACTCCTAGGACTCCTTGAGGATGTTCATGGGCATGACCACCAGGGTCGTGCCCTCGCGTCGGACAATAAAAACTTCTTCACCAGGGGAAACCGTGACTCCAGGCAGTTCACAACGGGCATTCCAGGTCGTCCCCCCCATGCTCACCCGGCCCGCTTGCCCCGGTACAATCGCTGTCACCGCCCGCCCCCGCTCTTCTTGCTCCAATGGGTCGCGGTAGCCTTTGGCACTCAAAAACCGTCGTGCCGCCCAGACTAAAACACCCGAGAACACAGCAAAAACAAAAAATTGTACCGGCCAACCGGGAAGTACCGGACTCAACAGAGCCACCATTAACGCCGCTGTACCTGCGGCTCCGGCGACTTGAGCAGGAGTCAGCGCTTCGAGTACCCAGAGGGCTACGCCCAATAGGAGCCATATTAAAGCGGGGGAGAGGTTCATGGCTATAGTTTAGCGGATGCCGTCTGTGAGCCTCTGTCTGTCTGTTTTTGCTTTGCGCTTGTACAAAAGTTTTTTAAGACACAAGCAAGGGCTAGCTAGGGCGCAGGTGACTGATACGGTAGATTTGTTACGGACTCCTACCTGTGCTGTGTGTGTTCCATCCTTGCGCCCGCTTTATGCTCCCCGGTGCACTCCTGCTAGCCCTAGCCTGCGGAGCGTACCCGGCTTGGTCCCATGACTACTGGTTGCAGCCGTCTCAGTTCAAGCCGGAAGTCGGGGTGCCAGTCCAGATCCACCTCTACTACGGCGATGGCTTTAAGCCCGAAGGGGAGCGGCCCTTTCAACAGAAGCGGACCCCGGCTTACAGCCTCTATTCGGCCACCACGACCCAAGACCTTGCCCAGACGACCCCTGACCAGCACCTGCCGCTGAGTGACCTGAGTTTTCCTCGGCCCGGAAGTTATCTGCTGGCCTTGGACCGCAATGCCCAAAACATTCAGCTCCCGGCCCCTAAATTTAATGCCTACCTCCAAGAGGAGGGACTGACGGACATCCTTCGCCTGCGTGCGCGCAAAGGCCAGACGAAATCGCCCGGTCGGGAGCGGTACGCGCGCAACATCAAGGCCATTATTCAAGTAGGGGAGCCCGTGGAAGAGACTCCCCTGCGCACCCTAGACAAGACTATCGAAATGCTCCCCCAACAAAATCCCTACGCCCTCAAAGCAGGAGACCCCTTCTCGCTACAGGTCCGTTTTGCAGGCAAAGCCCTAGTCAACCGTCAGGTCAACGCCTATATTCTCAACCAGGGTAAGGTCAGCCACCAGGATGCCCGCACCGACCCAAAGGGTATGGTCACCTTCCGCCTTAAACCAGGGGTCTGGCTGATTCGTCTGGTCCACATGCGCCCATGCCAACAAGCCTGTCAAGGGGTGGACTGGGAGAGCTTTTGGAGTTCGCTGACCTTCGCGCTATAGCTGGTACAACCACTTTTGAACAGAATGCCTGACGTTCTTGTGGAACATCAGGCAAGCGGCTTAAGAGCAGGTGAGGGGGCTAGCGCACGGTCACACAGGCCACTTCCGGTTCGTGGTCGCTGACCTGGACCGAAAATTCACTGTTGACATGGACGATATCCACCGAGGGCGGGCTGGTGGTGCACAGGTTGTTGGCGAGGTTGCTGGTAGTCAGGATGTTGTCGATGGCTTGGGCATTTCCCTGAAAATTGAACGTGTACTGCTCGGTGCTCGCCAACCGTTCCTCCAAGCTGGTGAGGATGGTTCCTTTGAGCGCTTGAGTTGCCCGGTCAAAAGGGAAGTCGTTGAGGTCGCCTAGAACAATCACGTTGGCGCTGGGATTGCAG encodes:
- a CDS encoding NfeD family protein, encoding MNLSPALIWLLLGVALWVLEALTPAQVAGAAGTAALMVALLSPVLPGWPVQFFVFAVFSGVLVWAARRFLSAKGYRDPLEQEERGRAVTAIVPGQAGRVSMGGTTWNARCELPGVTVSPGEEVFIVRREGTTLVVMPMNILKES
- a CDS encoding DUF4198 domain-containing protein is translated as MFHPCARFMLPGALLLALACGAYPAWSHDYWLQPSQFKPEVGVPVQIHLYYGDGFKPEGERPFQQKRTPAYSLYSATTTQDLAQTTPDQHLPLSDLSFPRPGSYLLALDRNAQNIQLPAPKFNAYLQEEGLTDILRLRARKGQTKSPGRERYARNIKAIIQVGEPVEETPLRTLDKTIEMLPQQNPYALKAGDPFSLQVRFAGKALVNRQVNAYILNQGKVSHQDARTDPKGMVTFRLKPGVWLIRLVHMRPCQQACQGVDWESFWSSLTFAL
- a CDS encoding SPFH domain-containing protein yields the protein MELLLLVLGGIILFGATTTVRIVNQGDQILIERLGRFHSRWAPGLHFLVPLIDRIAYRETTKEQVLDVQPQKCITSDNVSLEADAIVYWRIMDMERACYAVADIRAALVNLVLTALRSEIGKLELDETFSSRAEINQTLLLQLDEATDPWGIKVTRVEVKNITPSRTVLDSMELQMAAERKKRAVILDSEGDKQSKINTAEGAAQSALIAAEADKKQQLLRAEGTAQALKAIAETLNNPLAREALQFYLAQDYLDTAQQVGKSPSSKVVFLDPASMTGALSGLMNILSNTPEASYTPLNLPQGTNLRDYYAKNPVRPAQPPHES
- the purE gene encoding 5-(carboxyamino)imidazole ribonucleotide mutase: MKPVVSVIMGSDSDLGVMQEAILVLEAFAIDHEVHIVSAHRTPALMVQFAQEAHRRGIQVIIAGAGGAAHLPGMVAALSPLPVIGVPVPTPSLSGVDSLYSIVQMPGGIPVATVAIGQAKNAGLLAVRILSVHEPALMQRMLAYQSQMAEQVFAKQEHLEEVGYSAYLKEMV
- a CDS encoding ACT domain-containing protein; its protein translation is MHYTIQRQLTVALQNQPGRLAAICQLMAEAGINVEALSLIDNIEQGVIRLVTSDPPLCKQLLLQEGLYVVEADVLVLDLIDSPGQLAQVSTVLAKADLNIDFAYGSVDRVGEKTRLVVKVSNLSKACQVLAAVGLEP
- a CDS encoding 5-(carboxyamino)imidazole ribonucleotide synthase, with product MEPAYRSAPPEWPRIGIVGGGQLGRMLALAGHRLGLEITVLSQHRTESASQVAPSLQGDLHALDALSALARRVEVITFENEWIAASTLEQLARAYPVALWPSPQTLGWIQDKYRQREYLAQAGLPVPAFLAPAHWSEVVDFAQIHGPKLVFKARFHGYDGQGTRFWHAERDTECPWHEGSKPTLVEAYVPFVRELAVMVARTPQGETRTYPVVETRQVNGVCDIVLAPASIPEAIQSKARDLALQAVEAVAAVGVVGVELFQTAEGQVLINELAPRPHNSGHYTIEGCVTSQFEQHLRAILGWPLGDTSLVRPAAVMVNILGRSPALAHPDLRSLLTLGDVHFHWYGKTPRPGRKLGHITALGDTLESAYARIIQARSLLEV